A part of Streptomyces sp. NBC_01451 genomic DNA contains:
- a CDS encoding CaiB/BaiF CoA transferase family protein: protein MTTGPLVGCRVVELGGIGPGPFAGMLLADLGAEVVRVDRPGRADEPDAGGPADVLNRGKRSVVLDLKQPAGADALLRLAARADVLIEGFRPGVTERLGIGPHDCLARNARLVYGRMTGWGQDGPLAAAAGHDITYIALTGALGAIGEAGGPPRIPLNLVGDFGGGGCYLVIGVLAALHAAERTGRGQVVDAAIVDGTAHLLASTFAKLGRGEWSDERGVNRFDGGWPFYAVYETRDGRHMAVGALERKFYRCLVELLDLGVDPDRQHDRSTWPQLRELLEKRFAERTRDEWATLFEGTDACVAPVLSLTEAAAHPHLAARSTLTAPDGVVQPAAAPRFSDTPTRPATTAPAVGADTRAVFRDWQVDGIDELLAGGAAAQSPLDRPA, encoded by the coding sequence ATGACGACGGGACCTCTCGTCGGCTGCCGGGTCGTCGAACTCGGTGGCATCGGACCGGGTCCGTTCGCCGGAATGCTGCTCGCCGACCTCGGGGCGGAGGTCGTCCGCGTGGACCGGCCCGGGCGGGCGGACGAACCGGACGCGGGCGGACCGGCGGACGTGCTCAACCGGGGGAAGCGGTCGGTCGTCCTCGACCTGAAGCAGCCGGCCGGAGCGGACGCGCTCCTCCGACTGGCCGCGCGCGCCGACGTGTTGATCGAGGGATTCCGTCCCGGTGTCACCGAACGGCTGGGCATCGGCCCGCACGACTGCCTGGCCCGCAACGCCCGCCTCGTCTACGGCCGGATGACCGGCTGGGGCCAGGACGGGCCGCTGGCCGCCGCCGCCGGACACGACATCACCTACATCGCGCTGACGGGCGCGCTCGGCGCGATCGGGGAAGCGGGCGGTCCGCCACGGATCCCGCTCAACCTCGTCGGCGACTTCGGGGGCGGCGGCTGCTACCTCGTGATCGGCGTCCTGGCCGCCCTGCACGCCGCCGAGCGCACCGGGCGGGGCCAGGTCGTCGACGCCGCCATCGTCGACGGCACCGCCCACCTCCTCGCCAGCACCTTCGCCAAGCTCGGACGCGGCGAGTGGAGCGACGAACGCGGGGTCAACCGCTTCGACGGGGGCTGGCCCTTCTACGCCGTGTACGAGACCAGGGACGGCCGTCATATGGCCGTCGGCGCGCTGGAACGCAAGTTCTACCGGTGTCTGGTCGAGCTGCTCGACCTGGGCGTCGACCCGGACCGGCAACACGACCGCTCGACCTGGCCGCAACTGCGGGAGCTGCTGGAGAAGCGGTTCGCGGAGCGCACCCGGGACGAGTGGGCGACGCTGTTCGAGGGGACCGACGCGTGCGTGGCCCCCGTCCTGAGCCTCACCGAGGCGGCGGCCCACCCCCACCTGGCCGCCCGCTCGACCCTGACCGCGCCGGACGGCGTCGTCCAGCCGGCCGCCGCACCCCGCTTCTCGGACACCCCGACCCGACCCGCGACGACCGCACCCGCCGTCGGCGCGGACACCCGCGCGGTGTTCCGGGACTGGCAGGTCGACGGCATCGACGAACTGCTCGCCGGCGGCGCCGCGGCACAGTCCCCCCTCGACCGACCTGCCTGA
- a CDS encoding acyl-CoA dehydrogenase family protein gives MRLEPTPEIEAFRRKVRAFVAEHAPGGKTHSGVRSPDPALMPAIREWTAKLYAAGFLGIDWPAEYGGRPDAHPLEPFVVAEEIARARTWPPVGAASLASGALLDFGTDEQRARFLPRIRACEDVWCQLFSEPEAGSDLASLRTRARREGATDDDGAVFVVDGQKVWTTNGQHADMGYLLARTDGDAPRHRGITAFALDMRSPGVGIRPLREITGTTDFNEVFLDGVRIPASNVIGRVNDGWRVAMSSLGRERSGVAARGAELSAVLDDLVRLAEETPVGGRPALEDSATRQTIGELAARVQVNAAMISLAQSRMLHGTEGAGDALLGKIFFSELNHDLAEFGLRMQGTDGLLVEGDAEVVAGGWWQDAHLYSRAYTIAGGANEVLRTQVAERGLGLPR, from the coding sequence ATGCGACTGGAGCCCACACCCGAAATCGAGGCGTTCCGGCGGAAGGTGCGGGCCTTCGTCGCCGAGCACGCACCCGGCGGCAAGACCCACTCCGGTGTGCGCTCACCCGACCCCGCGCTGATGCCGGCGATCCGGGAGTGGACCGCGAAGCTGTACGCGGCGGGCTTCCTCGGCATCGACTGGCCCGCCGAGTACGGCGGCCGGCCCGACGCCCATCCCCTCGAACCGTTCGTCGTCGCCGAGGAGATCGCCCGCGCCCGCACCTGGCCGCCGGTCGGCGCGGCCTCACTGGCCTCGGGGGCCCTGCTCGACTTCGGTACCGACGAACAGCGGGCGCGCTTTCTGCCCCGCATCCGCGCCTGCGAGGACGTGTGGTGCCAGCTGTTCAGCGAGCCGGAGGCGGGCAGCGATCTGGCGTCCCTGCGGACGCGGGCGCGCCGGGAGGGCGCCACCGACGACGACGGCGCCGTGTTCGTCGTCGACGGGCAGAAGGTGTGGACGACCAACGGTCAGCACGCCGACATGGGTTACCTGCTCGCGCGCACCGACGGTGACGCGCCCAGGCACAGGGGCATCACCGCGTTCGCGCTGGACATGCGCAGTCCGGGTGTCGGCATCCGGCCGCTGCGCGAGATCACCGGGACCACCGACTTCAACGAGGTCTTCCTCGACGGCGTCCGGATCCCGGCCTCGAACGTCATCGGCCGGGTGAACGACGGCTGGCGGGTGGCGATGAGCAGCCTCGGCCGCGAGCGTTCCGGGGTGGCCGCGCGCGGCGCAGAGCTGTCCGCCGTACTGGACGACCTGGTGCGGCTCGCGGAGGAGACGCCGGTCGGCGGCCGGCCCGCGCTGGAGGACTCCGCCACCCGGCAGACGATCGGGGAACTGGCGGCGCGGGTGCAGGTGAACGCGGCGATGATCTCGCTGGCGCAGTCACGGATGCTGCACGGCACGGAGGGGGCCGGTGACGCCCTGCTGGGCAAGATCTTCTTCAGCGAACTCAACCATGACCTGGCCGAGTTCGGGCTGCGTATGCAGGGGACCGACGGACTGCTCGTCGAGGGCGACGCGGAGGTGGTGGCGGGCGGGTGGTGGCAGGACGCGCATCTGTACTCGCGGGCGTACACCATTGCTGGTGGGGCCAACGAGGTTCTGCGGACTCAGGTTGCCGAGCGAGGGCTCGGGTTGCCTCGCTGA
- a CDS encoding SDR family NAD(P)-dependent oxidoreductase: MNIDGSSALVTGGASGLGLATARRIIERGGKAVLADISEEQGVKAVADLGDAARFVRADVTDEAAVTTALDTAAELGPLRFVVHCAGRGGDRTRIIDRDRNPGELDTFAEVVRVNLIGTYNVLRLAAARLAANEVVDGDRGAMVLTASVAAFDGQIGQTSYTAAKAGVHGITLVAARDLASWQIRVNTIAPGVMDTPMLGRLREDIRDGLAASVPHPKRLGTPDDYARLAVEMLENPYLNGQTVRLDGAIRMAPR; the protein is encoded by the coding sequence ATGAACATCGACGGTTCATCGGCGCTGGTCACCGGAGGCGCCTCCGGCCTGGGCCTGGCCACCGCCCGCCGGATCATCGAGCGCGGCGGCAAGGCCGTCCTCGCCGACATCTCCGAGGAGCAGGGCGTCAAGGCGGTCGCCGACCTCGGTGACGCCGCCCGCTTCGTCCGCGCCGACGTCACCGACGAGGCCGCGGTCACGACCGCCCTCGACACCGCCGCCGAACTAGGCCCGCTGCGCTTCGTCGTGCACTGTGCGGGCCGCGGCGGCGACCGCACCCGGATCATCGACCGCGACCGCAACCCCGGCGAACTCGACACGTTCGCCGAGGTCGTACGGGTCAACCTGATCGGCACCTACAACGTGCTGCGGCTGGCCGCCGCCCGTCTCGCCGCCAACGAGGTCGTCGACGGCGACCGCGGCGCGATGGTGCTGACCGCGTCGGTCGCCGCGTTCGACGGCCAGATCGGCCAGACCTCCTACACCGCGGCCAAGGCGGGCGTGCACGGCATCACCCTGGTCGCCGCCCGTGACCTGGCCAGCTGGCAGATCCGGGTGAACACCATCGCGCCGGGCGTCATGGACACCCCGATGCTCGGCCGCCTCCGCGAGGACATCAGGGACGGACTCGCCGCGTCCGTCCCGCATCCCAAGCGTCTGGGCACCCCGGACGACTACGCGCGCCTCGCCGTGGAGATGCTGGAGAACCCCTACCTCAACGGCCAGACCGTCCGCCTCGACGGCGCCATCCGCATGGCTCCGCGGTGA
- a CDS encoding thiolase family protein, with translation MRDAVIVDAVRAPIGKRNGSLAPVHAADLSAEVLKALAERTGIDPGTVDDVVWGCVTQIGDQSSNVGRFAVLAAGWPEHVPAVTVNRACGSSQQAVDQAAHAVMAGQYDLVVAGGVETMSRVPLGSHRTTGQPYGPAAIARYDGFEFSQGAGAELIAERWKLSRHRLDEFASESHAKAAAAIDSGVFDDHVVPIDVDGTRFTVDEGLRRGTTPDTLAKLKPSFKEDGVIHAGNASQISDGAAALLITTPERARDLGLTPIARYHTGAVSGADPITMLLGPIPATEKVLRRSGLSIEDMGVYEVNEAFAPVPLAWLAETGADPERLNPLGGAIGVGHPLGGSGAILMTRLLARMRQQGLRYGLQTMCEGGGTANATIIELL, from the coding sequence ATGCGAGACGCCGTCATCGTCGACGCCGTACGCGCCCCGATCGGCAAGCGCAACGGCTCGCTGGCCCCGGTGCACGCGGCGGACCTGTCGGCCGAGGTGCTCAAGGCCCTCGCTGAGCGCACCGGAATCGACCCCGGCACGGTGGACGACGTGGTCTGGGGCTGTGTGACCCAGATCGGCGACCAGTCCAGCAACGTCGGGCGGTTCGCCGTACTCGCCGCGGGCTGGCCCGAACACGTCCCGGCCGTCACGGTCAACCGGGCCTGCGGCTCCAGCCAGCAGGCGGTCGACCAGGCCGCGCACGCCGTCATGGCGGGCCAGTACGACCTGGTGGTGGCGGGCGGCGTCGAGACCATGAGCCGGGTGCCGCTCGGCTCGCACCGGACCACCGGACAGCCGTACGGACCCGCGGCCATCGCCCGCTACGACGGGTTCGAGTTCAGCCAGGGCGCCGGCGCCGAACTCATCGCCGAGCGCTGGAAGCTGAGCCGCCACCGGCTGGACGAGTTCGCCTCCGAGTCCCATGCCAAGGCCGCCGCCGCGATCGACTCGGGCGTCTTCGACGACCACGTCGTGCCGATCGACGTCGACGGCACCAGGTTCACCGTCGACGAGGGCCTGCGGCGCGGCACGACCCCCGACACCCTGGCCAAGCTCAAACCGTCGTTCAAGGAGGACGGCGTGATCCACGCCGGGAACGCCTCCCAGATCTCCGACGGTGCCGCCGCCCTGCTCATCACCACCCCGGAGCGCGCCCGCGACCTCGGTCTCACGCCGATCGCCCGCTACCACACCGGAGCGGTGAGCGGCGCGGACCCGATCACCATGCTCCTCGGCCCGATCCCCGCGACCGAGAAGGTACTGCGCCGCTCCGGGCTGTCCATCGAGGACATGGGCGTGTACGAGGTCAACGAGGCGTTCGCCCCCGTCCCCCTGGCCTGGCTGGCCGAGACGGGCGCCGACCCCGAGCGCCTCAACCCCCTGGGCGGCGCGATCGGCGTGGGCCACCCCCTCGGCGGCTCGGGCGCCATCCTGATGACCCGCCTGTTGGCCCGCATGCGCCAACAGGGCCTGCGGTACGGCCTCCAGACGATGTGTGAGGGCGGCGGCACGGCGAACGCGACGATCATCGAGCTGTTGTGA
- a CDS encoding acyl-CoA dehydrogenase family protein, with the protein MRRTLFEQDHEDFRLLVRDFIAREVLPVYEDWRRAELVPRELFTSMGKLGIIGTAIPEEYGGGGSDDYRFNVVIQEECARAGVTLGGLRTHLDVVVPYFTGLANAEQRARWFPGLASGELYTAVAMSEPGTGSDLAGVTTKAVRESGGTPASEGVAGGGDHYVLDGAKTFITGGHHADLVIVVARTATDPDNRRAGLSLLVVEKGMPGFTVGRRLEKIGLQVQDTVELSFDGVRVPAANLLGEEGAAFSLLGRNLAQERLAIAVGAVAQARAAIDLTVTYVRDRTVFGKPVAHFQNTKFELAALDTEVTAAQALLDAAITALVAGDLSPVDAARTKLFCTETQGRVVDRCLQLHGGYGYILESPIARLYADARVTRIYGGTSEVLKTIISKSLGL; encoded by the coding sequence ATGCGCCGGACCCTGTTCGAACAGGATCATGAGGACTTCCGTCTCCTGGTCCGCGACTTCATCGCCCGCGAAGTGCTCCCGGTGTACGAGGACTGGCGTCGCGCCGAACTCGTCCCCCGTGAACTGTTCACCTCGATGGGCAAGCTCGGCATCATCGGCACGGCGATCCCCGAGGAGTACGGCGGAGGCGGCTCGGACGACTACCGCTTCAACGTCGTCATCCAGGAGGAGTGCGCCCGCGCCGGCGTGACACTGGGCGGCCTGCGGACCCATCTCGACGTGGTCGTCCCGTACTTCACCGGGCTGGCCAACGCCGAGCAGCGGGCCCGCTGGTTCCCGGGGCTCGCCTCGGGAGAGCTGTACACCGCGGTCGCGATGAGTGAACCCGGCACCGGGTCGGACCTCGCCGGCGTCACGACGAAGGCGGTCCGCGAAAGTGGGGGTACCCCCGCCAGTGAGGGCGTAGCCGGCGGGGGAGACCACTACGTCCTCGACGGGGCGAAGACGTTCATCACCGGAGGCCACCACGCCGACTTGGTGATCGTCGTGGCCCGCACCGCCACCGATCCGGACAACCGGCGCGCCGGGCTGTCCCTGCTGGTGGTGGAGAAGGGAATGCCCGGGTTCACCGTCGGGCGCAGGCTGGAGAAGATCGGCCTCCAGGTCCAGGACACCGTGGAGCTGTCCTTCGACGGCGTCCGCGTCCCCGCCGCCAACCTGCTCGGCGAGGAGGGCGCCGCCTTCTCCCTCCTCGGCCGCAACCTGGCCCAGGAACGGCTGGCCATCGCGGTCGGCGCCGTCGCCCAGGCCCGCGCGGCGATCGACCTGACCGTCACCTACGTACGCGACCGGACCGTGTTCGGGAAACCGGTCGCGCACTTCCAGAACACGAAGTTCGAACTCGCCGCTCTGGACACCGAGGTGACAGCGGCCCAGGCTCTGCTGGACGCGGCGATCACGGCACTCGTCGCCGGCGACCTGAGTCCCGTCGACGCGGCCAGGACCAAGCTGTTCTGCACCGAGACACAGGGCCGGGTGGTCGACCGCTGTCTCCAACTGCACGGCGGCTACGGCTACATCCTCGAATCACCGATCGCGCGGCTGTACGCGGACGCCAGGGTGACCCGTATCTACGGCGGCACCAGCGAGGTCCTGAAGACCATCATCAGCAAATCCCTGGGACTGTGA
- a CDS encoding FadR/GntR family transcriptional regulator: MATAVDREPADGEAGVPVGKLAAQTAHRIEATVIRQGWPVGESLGSEVDLRERLGVSRAVLREAVRLVEHHQVARMRRGPNGGLIVCAPDAGPATRAMVIYLEFVGTSVTDLLQARQLLEPIAAGLAADRITEEGIATLRATLDGEIAHWDDPSVHSQDPLHPVLGQLSGNPVLHLFIDVLTRLTARYAHTSRRVTKAEMHAAKETSHRAHRAVVEAVIADDGARAQTELTAHLESVAAWIEKHRVRRGQRIAGNVIEPELVEGLRAKLAEVVAARIHDDIAARGWQIGMVLGSEADLLARYGISRAVLREAVRLLEYHSVARMRRGPGGGLVVTAPEPQASIDTMALFLEYQGVTADDLRIVRNAIELGIIARVTTRHATGDTEVVERLTRAVRWPTEGPADELRKADLFHSELAALADNPVLSLFLSIITELFRRHASGHDRPLPGDMAAEEVQHVHQRILDAIVQGDAGVARHRMGRHLDALIPWWH, translated from the coding sequence ATGGCGACTGCCGTCGACCGCGAACCCGCCGACGGCGAGGCCGGTGTCCCGGTCGGCAAACTCGCCGCACAGACCGCGCACCGCATCGAGGCGACCGTCATCCGCCAGGGCTGGCCCGTCGGGGAGTCCCTCGGCTCGGAGGTGGACCTGCGGGAACGCCTGGGAGTGAGCCGCGCGGTGCTGCGCGAGGCGGTCCGTCTGGTCGAGCACCACCAGGTCGCCCGGATGCGGCGCGGCCCGAACGGCGGCCTGATCGTCTGCGCCCCCGACGCGGGACCGGCGACCCGGGCCATGGTGATCTACCTCGAATTCGTCGGCACCAGCGTCACCGACCTGCTCCAGGCCCGCCAGCTCCTCGAACCGATCGCCGCGGGCCTCGCCGCGGACCGCATCACCGAAGAGGGCATCGCCACTCTCCGTGCCACCCTCGACGGCGAGATCGCCCACTGGGACGACCCGTCGGTCCATTCGCAGGACCCGCTGCACCCGGTGCTCGGGCAGCTGTCGGGAAACCCGGTGCTGCACCTGTTCATCGACGTCCTCACCCGTCTCACCGCCCGGTACGCGCACACGTCCCGCCGGGTCACCAAGGCCGAGATGCACGCGGCGAAGGAGACCTCGCACCGGGCCCACCGCGCCGTCGTCGAAGCCGTGATCGCCGACGACGGCGCTCGCGCGCAGACGGAGCTCACCGCGCACCTGGAGTCGGTCGCCGCCTGGATCGAGAAGCACCGGGTGCGCCGCGGGCAGCGGATCGCGGGGAACGTGATCGAGCCCGAACTCGTCGAGGGTCTGCGGGCCAAGCTCGCCGAGGTGGTGGCCGCCCGTATCCACGACGACATCGCGGCGCGGGGCTGGCAGATCGGCATGGTGCTCGGTTCGGAGGCCGACCTGCTGGCCCGCTACGGCATCAGCCGGGCCGTTCTGCGGGAGGCCGTCCGGCTCCTGGAGTACCACTCGGTCGCCCGGATGCGCCGGGGCCCCGGCGGCGGCCTGGTCGTCACCGCGCCGGAACCGCAGGCCAGTATCGACACGATGGCGCTCTTCCTCGAATACCAGGGCGTCACGGCCGACGACCTGCGGATCGTCCGCAACGCCATCGAACTCGGCATCATCGCCAGAGTGACCACCCGGCACGCGACGGGGGACACCGAGGTCGTCGAACGCCTCACGAGAGCCGTCCGGTGGCCCACCGAGGGCCCGGCCGACGAACTCCGCAAGGCCGACCTGTTCCACTCCGAACTGGCCGCCCTGGCCGACAATCCGGTGCTGTCGCTCTTCCTCTCCATCATCACCGAACTGTTCCGCCGTCACGCCTCCGGTCACGACCGCCCGCTGCCCGGCGACATGGCGGCCGAGGAGGTCCAGCACGTGCACCAGCGCATCCTCGACGCGATCGTGCAGGGCGACGCGGGGGTCGCCCGGCACCGGATGGGGCGACATTTGGATGCACTCATTCCTTGGTGGCACTGA
- a CDS encoding NADPH:quinone oxidoreductase family protein, with the protein MRAARCTEYGPPGGLDVVELGDLEPGPGEVLVRVHAAAVNFPDVLLVADRYQVPAPLPFTPGSEFAGVVAALGPGVSGPPVGSPVAGAVLTGAFAEQVVVPVSGLRPVPDGLDMVHAAAFHVTYATAYHALTTVGRGEAGEWAAVLGAAGGVGSAAVDVGTRLGMRVVAAASSRERLTVARKLGAVAGVDYVREDLKTRIRELTDGGVHLVVDPVGGDHAEAALRALRRGGRFVTVGYADGRIPRIPLNLVLLKDAVVRGFEIRMLRQYAPDTVAAGDRALAGMVRDGMRPLVSRVHPLSDVAAALTDVAERRTTGKVVIDTTGGA; encoded by the coding sequence ATGAGAGCCGCACGCTGCACGGAGTACGGGCCCCCGGGCGGCCTGGACGTCGTCGAACTCGGCGACCTCGAACCCGGCCCGGGGGAGGTCCTGGTCCGGGTGCACGCCGCGGCCGTCAACTTCCCCGACGTACTGCTCGTGGCGGACCGCTACCAGGTCCCCGCGCCCCTGCCGTTCACGCCCGGCAGCGAGTTCGCCGGCGTCGTGGCCGCGCTGGGGCCCGGGGTGTCCGGCCCGCCGGTCGGCTCACCCGTGGCCGGGGCGGTCCTCACCGGCGCCTTCGCCGAGCAGGTCGTGGTGCCCGTGTCCGGCCTGCGGCCCGTCCCCGACGGACTCGACATGGTCCACGCCGCCGCGTTCCACGTCACCTACGCGACCGCCTACCACGCCCTGACCACCGTCGGACGGGGCGAGGCGGGGGAGTGGGCGGCGGTGCTCGGTGCCGCGGGCGGGGTCGGCTCCGCGGCCGTCGACGTCGGGACCAGGCTCGGGATGCGGGTGGTCGCGGCGGCGTCGAGCCGGGAACGGCTGACGGTCGCGCGAAAGCTCGGCGCGGTGGCGGGCGTCGACTACGTCCGCGAGGACCTGAAGACGCGGATCCGTGAACTCACCGACGGCGGCGTCCACCTCGTCGTCGACCCGGTGGGCGGCGACCACGCGGAGGCCGCCCTGCGCGCACTGCGGCGGGGCGGCCGGTTCGTCACGGTGGGCTACGCCGACGGGAGGATCCCGCGGATCCCGCTGAACCTGGTCCTGCTCAAGGACGCGGTGGTACGGGGCTTCGAGATCCGCATGCTGCGCCAGTACGCCCCGGACACGGTGGCAGCCGGTGACCGGGCGCTCGCCGGGATGGTCCGCGACGGGATGCGCCCGCTCGTCTCCCGCGTCCACCCCCTCAGCGACGTTGCCGCCGCCCTCACCGACGTCGCGGAACGCCGGACCACCGGGAAGGTCGTCATCGACACGACGGGCGGGGCATGA
- a CDS encoding acyl-CoA dehydrogenase family protein — protein MTSPAQEVVTDVDFRARFRAFLADHHPGRRPKAPAERLPWQKAWLATLFDAGYAGPSWPREYGGMELDFARQVIYQEEYARARVPGPLGTGLGIAAPTLIKYGTPEQKKRFLRPMLRGDSVWAQGYSEPEAGSDLPALRTTARREGGGPDDPGAVYVVNGQKVWNSSADIADILFTLVRTGPPDSRQEGISYLLIDARAPGVSVRPLRDLTGDAHFCEIFFDDVRVPVADRIGPENGGWPLVRTSLGHERAAGAMNQAALYRRVLDELIELARERGATADPLVRDRLADFEIRVRIMRLTGMRTIADIMTKGEPGPASSTSRLFIVTFEQELHEFALELLGPYGVLGRRDPHAVQRGRWVWGFLRTRASSIGAGTAEIQRNTIAEQVLGLPRDPAMPTAHTAERTR, from the coding sequence GTGACCTCGCCGGCCCAAGAGGTGGTCACCGACGTGGACTTCCGGGCCCGCTTCCGAGCCTTTCTGGCCGATCATCACCCCGGCCGCCGCCCGAAGGCCCCCGCCGAGCGGCTGCCGTGGCAGAAGGCCTGGCTGGCCACCCTGTTCGACGCCGGATACGCCGGCCCGAGCTGGCCGCGCGAGTACGGCGGCATGGAACTGGACTTCGCCCGACAGGTGATCTACCAGGAGGAGTACGCGCGCGCCCGGGTGCCCGGCCCCCTCGGCACCGGACTCGGCATCGCGGCGCCGACCCTCATCAAGTACGGCACCCCCGAACAGAAGAAGCGCTTCCTGCGCCCCATGCTGCGCGGCGACTCCGTGTGGGCGCAGGGCTATTCGGAACCGGAGGCGGGCTCGGACCTGCCCGCCCTGCGGACGACCGCGCGACGGGAGGGCGGCGGACCCGACGACCCCGGTGCCGTGTACGTCGTCAACGGGCAGAAGGTGTGGAACAGTTCGGCCGACATCGCCGACATTCTCTTCACCCTCGTCCGTACCGGACCACCCGACTCCCGCCAGGAGGGCATCAGTTACCTGCTGATCGACGCGCGCGCCCCGGGAGTGAGCGTGCGCCCGCTGCGGGACCTGACCGGCGACGCGCACTTCTGCGAGATCTTCTTCGACGACGTACGCGTGCCGGTGGCCGACAGGATCGGCCCGGAGAACGGCGGCTGGCCCCTCGTCAGGACGAGCCTCGGCCATGAACGCGCGGCCGGAGCGATGAACCAGGCGGCCCTGTACCGGCGCGTCCTCGACGAGCTGATCGAGCTGGCGCGCGAACGCGGGGCGACTGCGGACCCGCTGGTGCGCGACCGCCTCGCGGACTTCGAGATCCGCGTGCGGATCATGCGCCTGACCGGGATGCGGACCATCGCCGACATCATGACGAAGGGCGAACCCGGACCGGCGTCCTCGACGTCACGGCTCTTCATCGTGACCTTCGAACAGGAACTGCACGAGTTCGCCCTGGAGTTGCTGGGACCGTACGGCGTCCTCGGCCGCCGGGATCCGCACGCCGTCCAGCGTGGGCGCTGGGTGTGGGGCTTCCTGCGCACCCGGGCCTCGTCGATCGGGGCGGGCACCGCCGAGATCCAGCGCAACACCATCGCCGAACAGGTACTGGGCCTGCCCCGTGACCCGGCGATGCCCACTGCGCACACTGCCGAGAGGACACGATGA